A window from Chitinophaga filiformis encodes these proteins:
- a CDS encoding helix-turn-helix transcriptional regulator, with translation MKSLLSIFICLTCLGSFAQTRLSDSLQSVIDHPQISGQEKAVLLNRLAEFYRVNKEYAKAINTARKSISLSSGIKNYTEATKAYLVLLNSRISAQELSNIKPLSDTLVLTANKANAPVALAYAYYGQALLFKVLEHPETVLKYCQMALTSLEKQHDPYIAAKVYYQLYAVNSNWNNGDQAYHYASLATENALNTTDYTLLSNCYNAMSTAYEYKYEAHHQQEALDSILYFLNKSEQLYTRYPGQLNNYAYAITCINIASYYQRFASPTDSKAQGIYYANTARAVLRDAPNSQEVIASSLGILSEYARRDGKDREVEHYLLEAYEVMLTQQSPYYYTMINVTKGLAAFYEGQRDYKNALKFQQLVNEYSSKNFDQQKALKAQKLEIEYQTEKANNELRFLKEREKSQQQKNFLYTCIAIASSLLLFFLFRSYHFRLRYSLQREKQLELEKQDSELQLKLEKEEQARLKAEQQLLEVQQQQLKKEVMANALQLEHKNQMLYNLKDKLAGGDEVNIKKILKEEMILDNDFEQAKLQIQQVHVDFFQLLNERAQRKLTLLDLKLCAYVYLQMDTRQIAQLMHVEAKSVRMSRYRIKQKLGLDKDEDLNAFLQSLNENIRGNRTTES, from the coding sequence ATGAAATCCTTATTGTCGATATTCATCTGCCTCACCTGTTTAGGCAGTTTTGCACAAACCAGGTTGTCTGATAGCCTACAATCAGTTATTGACCATCCACAAATAAGCGGGCAGGAGAAAGCAGTATTGTTAAACCGGCTGGCAGAGTTTTACCGGGTCAATAAAGAGTATGCGAAGGCCATAAATACCGCCCGGAAGAGTATATCGCTATCCTCGGGCATTAAAAATTATACCGAAGCTACCAAAGCTTATCTTGTACTATTGAATAGCAGGATCAGTGCACAGGAACTTAGCAATATCAAACCACTCAGTGATACTTTAGTTCTGACAGCCAATAAGGCCAATGCCCCGGTTGCCCTGGCCTATGCCTATTACGGACAAGCCCTGCTTTTTAAAGTACTTGAGCATCCGGAAACTGTCCTGAAGTATTGCCAGATGGCGCTGACCTCGCTGGAGAAACAACACGACCCATATATCGCCGCCAAGGTTTATTATCAGTTGTATGCAGTTAATTCGAACTGGAATAATGGCGATCAAGCCTATCATTATGCCTCCCTCGCCACAGAAAATGCCCTGAATACCACTGACTATACGCTGCTGAGCAATTGCTATAATGCAATGTCAACGGCATATGAATATAAATATGAAGCGCATCATCAACAGGAAGCGCTCGACAGCATCCTGTACTTCCTTAATAAATCAGAGCAACTTTACACCCGCTACCCGGGCCAGCTTAATAATTACGCTTACGCGATCACCTGTATTAATATTGCCAGCTACTATCAGCGGTTTGCCAGTCCCACCGACAGCAAGGCACAGGGTATATATTATGCCAATACCGCCCGGGCAGTTTTAAGAGATGCCCCCAATAGCCAGGAAGTCATTGCAAGTAGCCTTGGTATCCTGAGTGAATATGCAAGGCGGGACGGCAAGGACCGGGAAGTGGAACATTATCTGCTGGAAGCATATGAGGTGATGCTGACCCAACAGTCGCCCTATTATTATACAATGATCAACGTGACCAAAGGCCTGGCCGCCTTCTATGAAGGACAAAGGGATTACAAAAATGCACTTAAGTTTCAGCAGCTTGTAAATGAATATAGCAGCAAAAATTTTGACCAGCAAAAAGCGTTAAAGGCCCAGAAGCTTGAAATAGAATATCAAACCGAAAAGGCCAATAATGAACTACGCTTCCTGAAAGAACGGGAAAAAAGCCAGCAACAAAAGAACTTCTTATATACCTGTATCGCTATCGCCTCCAGCCTGCTCCTGTTCTTTTTGTTCCGGTCCTATCATTTCCGCTTACGCTACTCACTACAACGCGAAAAACAACTGGAACTGGAAAAGCAGGATTCCGAGCTACAACTGAAACTTGAAAAGGAGGAACAGGCAAGACTGAAGGCAGAGCAACAACTGCTGGAAGTACAGCAACAACAGCTCAAAAAAGAAGTCATGGCCAATGCGCTGCAGCTGGAACATAAAAACCAGATGTTATACAATCTGAAAGATAAACTAGCCGGCGGGGATGAAGTAAATATAAAGAAGATCCTGAAAGAAGAAATGATCCTGGATAATGATTTCGAACAGGCAAAACTGCAGATCCAGCAGGTACATGTCGACTTTTTCCAGTTGCTGAATGAGAGAGCACAGCGGAAGCTTACATTGCTCGACCTGAAATTATGCGCTTATGTCTATCTGCAGATGGATACCCGGCAAATAGCACAGTTGATGCATGTTGAAGCCAAAAGTGTCAGAATGAGCCGCTACAGGATCAAGCAGAAGCTCGGTCTGGACAAAGACGAAGATCTCAACGCCTTCTTACAGAGTTTAAATGAAAATATCCGCGGGAACAGAACAACCGAATCTTAA